The following nucleotide sequence is from Chloroherpetonaceae bacterium.
GGGCACCTATCAGCACATTCTTTGGAAAAAGCATGAGCTAACCTACACGCTTTCCAAAGGTGAGCGTTTTGTCTTTCGCACATGGAAACTGCCCAGCCCCTTTCATCTCATTCCTGCCATCACCAGCAATCACTACTTTACGCTGGGCGAGATGGTTACTTTCACCAAAATGCTTATACCGATTCTCTTTGGGGGCGAAAAATATTACGCCGAGCAGGATAAGCTCACTTATGAACAGTGGCATCAGAAGCAGGGCGTCAGCAAACGCCTGTTGAAAAAAATGTTCGTGCCAATGTCTCTGGCGCTAAAGTTTTTGCCACCTGAGGAGATTTCTGCTAAAATCGTCATTGACGTCGCTGGGGAGTTCTTGCGTGTGCCGAAGGCCTCAATGATGGGCTTTCTTAAGGGTTCGCCTGAAGAGTATTTGATTGCACCGCTTGCAAATTACATTCGTAGCAAAGGCGGTAAGATTTACACCGAAGCCAAAGCGGTTTCACTCCTTTACGACGGGAATGAAATTACAGGGGTGCAAATGGCTGACGGCGAAGTTCGCACCGCTGACTACTACCTAACTGCTTTGCCTGTGCATAACCTCAAGAAAGTTCTGCCTGAATCTCTGAAAGCCAAATACACATTCTTCCGCAACATTGATGAGTTTCAAGGTGTGCCTGTCGTTACGGTGCAAATCTGGTATGACAAGCAAATCAGCTACATGGACAACATTATGTTCTCGCCCGATGGCGTGATTCCCTTCTACGCCGATATGGCGAATACGACGCCTGAATATGCCGTTTTGCGTGGGATGACTCATCAAGGCAAGTCGCGCTTTGAGTTTGGCGTTGCACCCGCTAAGCACTTCATTCACCTCTCTGATGAAGAAATCATTGCCAAAGTCGACGCCAGCGTGCGGGATATTTTCCCCGACACCTCAAAAGGCGCAAAAATTTTGAAGCACACGATTGTGCGGATTCCACAATCGGTTTATGCTGCCGTGCCCGGTATTGATGCCAAGCGACCCACACAGAAAACCCCCGTTAGAAATCTCTTCCTTGCAGGCGGATACACCCGCAATCGCTTCTATGACTCCATGGAAGGTGCAGTGGAAACTGGCAACAAAGCTGCACGCGAAATTATGGTTGCTCACGGCATCCCAGTTTAGCTCTCTCCATAAAGGTATCGGCGCAATGAGTGTGCCGATACCTTCATTTCTCTGCAGGCTGCGATTTTTCACTGCCTATACTTCTTTGCCCCACCCTATCTTGCTTTCTGAATTTTTTGACTGCTCTTGCGTGTTTTGCAAGAAAAATAGGCGCAAACGATGTTTCCAATTGCCTTTTCTGAATTTACCCTGCCGAATGGCTTACACTGCATTGTGCATGAAAACCATACCGTGCCAATTGTTGCTATCGATCTTTGGTATCACGTCGGCTCAAAGAATGAGCGTCCTGACCGCACTGGCTTTGCGCATCTTTTTGAGCACCTTATGTTTCAAGGCTCACGCAACGTGGGTAAAACGGAGCACTTCGCTTACATTCAGCGCGCAGGTGGCACCCTGAATGCCTCTACCAATGAAGACCGCACCAACTACTTCGAAACGCTGCCCTCCAACCAGCTTGAGCTGGCACTTTGGCTCGAATCCGACCGAATGCTGAGTCTTTCGATTACCGCAGAAAATTTTGAAAACCAGCGACAGGTGGTCAAAGAGGAGCGCCGAATGCGCTACGATAATGCACCATACGGCACAGTTTATGAGCACTTGCATCGCCGTGCATACTTCCAGCATCCCTATCGCTGGATAACCATTGGCTCAATGGAGCATTTAGATGCCGCTAGCTTGGAAGATGTGCAAGAGTTCTTCCGCACCTACTATGTGCCGAACAATGCTGTATTGGTGCTTTCAGGCGATGTTACCCCAGAGCAAGCTCAAAAAGCCGTTGAACGATATTTTGGCGATATTCCGCGCGGCAGTGACATTCCACGTCCTTCCGATTATGACTTGCCTCTCACGACTGAGGTGCGCGACACGATTTACGATAATGTGCAACTGGCTGGTTTGTTCATAGCTTACCGCATCTGTGATGTTCGTAACCCTGACGCTGATGTCTTAGGGGTGATTAGCCGCATTCTCTCTGATGGACGCAGCTCACGGCTATACAAGAATCTGGTGCATACAGCGCAACTGGCGCAATCCATTAGCACATATGCTGCGCCTGGCGAACATCCAGGACTGTTTTACATCACTGCGATTGCCACACAAACCAGCCACTTAGCGCAGCTGGAGCGTGAGATTGATGCAGAACTTGCTCGGTTGATTCGTGGAGACATCTCTGAGCATGAATTGCAGAAAGCCAAAAATAGCTACGAGATGAGCCTACTGCGAAGTCTTTCAACGGCAATTGGTGTCGCTGATAATCTTGCATTTTTCCACACCTTTTTTGGCAATGCTGCAGAGATTAACCGTGAAATGATGCGTGCTGAGAAGGTTTCTTTGGAAGATGTGCAGCGTGTCGCCCAACGATACTTTGCCAATGCGGGTAGAGTTGTCCTGCACTGGCTTCCCAAAAACAACGCTCGGCTCACCGTGTCGCTTGCTGCGTCTTAAAGAAGGTGGCACTTGCTTCGTAAGTGCACCTTTATGCAGACAGTATGACCGTAAGCTGCTTGTAATGCCTTTTTATGAACAATGACTTGTTTGCCCCTTTCAATTCAGTTTTGCCTTATTTCTTCAAACTCCACGCATTGAAGAGTTCTTCTTTCGTCTTCAAGCCTTTTTGCGGCAAGCAGTGATTGCCGACATAGTTGCCCGCCTTGTGCTTATTTTCCCACATATCTTGATGCGCCTGCGGAATTTCGTCAAAACTCACCACATATGGCTCGGAGATTTCAATGATGCCCGCATCAACCATATCGTTCATTACGGAGACTTCGTAAGCATTGCACAGGTGCGTGCCGAAAATGTTCGCAGAGGGCATATAAATCCGTCGCTGACGCATCCACACCTGTGGCGCATAGAAGGTGTATCGCTTGCCGTTCATCTCTTCGCAGTAGAGCACCTTGCCTGTGAAAGGCTTGACCACCGCCGTTGAAACAGCCAGCGCATCATGCCCTGCGCGTTCAAACACGATGTCAGGATTGCCGCGCGGATTGTCGGGCGAGCGCAGCGCCTTGCCCACCTCCGTGCCAAAGGGCTTGAAGGTCTTGTCGTTAAATTCTTGCACGGCGGCTTTGAACTTTGCAGTTTCTTTGCGCGCATCAGGCAACGGCTTCATTGGCGCTTGCCACTCGAAGTCGTCTTGATAGCGTCGTTTCATCGCTTCCAGAGAAATCACGCCTTTGATGGCATCGCCGAAGCCCAGCGATTCAATGAACTCTTTTTGCGCGTCGGTGTAGCAAGCGACGACAATGCGTGCCCGCCTTTCGCGCAAGGTCTCAATAATCTCCAAGCCCACTTCATCTACGATGCCTGATTTATCGACGCTCGTGCCATAGTAGCAAAGCGCAGATTCATTGGCGCGAAAGCGAATTTTCGTCAGCATTTCTTCTGGCGTAGATGTGCCTTTCTTGCCAAGAAAGGTAAAGTAATAGCCACTTGATGCGCCGTAGAAGGTGAGCGTGCCGCCCTGCGCCAGCGCTTGGAAGGTGCGCGGAAAGGATTGCTCACCCGCATGCGAGACAGCGTAATCCACCAGTTTCCCGCCATTGAGCGCTTTAACTTTTTTCAAAAACGCTTCACCCGCTTTCGCCCATTGCTTGATGTCACTTGGCTTTTCAGGAATTGGCGTGAAGATTCCCGCAAGCGATTTCTCTTTGCGGTTGATGAACTTTGCGCCTTGCGCTTCAATTTGCTTGCCGCGCTCTTCGCTCGAGACAAGACCAATCACATTCAAGCCCGATTTGACGGCGATTTTCACAGCTTCGTTGCCCGTGCCAGTTGCTGCGCCTTCAATGAAGATGGATTTGCCGCTCTCGATTTGCAGCGTCGTAAAAAGCGCGCGATACACCGTGCCGACATTGAGCACATAGCTGCCTGCGGCTTCGAGCGTCAGGTCTTGCGGTTTCTTGTGGCATTGCGGCGCTTGCGCGACCATAAATTGCTGGTGCGAGCCATCGCCTGTCTCGTAGCCTTGAATGCGGAAATCGC
It contains:
- a CDS encoding zinc-binding dehydrogenase, whose product is DFRIQGYETGDGSHQQFMVAQAPQCHKKPQDLTLEAAGSYVLNVGTVYRALFTTLQIESGKSIFIEGAATGTGNEAVKIAVKSGLNVIGLVSSEERGKQIEAQGAKFINRKEKSLAGIFTPIPEKPSDIKQWAKAGEAFLKKVKALNGGKLVDYAVSHAGEQSFPRTFQALAQGGTLTFYGASSGYYFTFLGKKGTSTPEEMLTKIRFRANESALCYYGTSVDKSGIVDEVGLEIIETLRERRARIVVACYTDAQKEFIESLGFGDAIKGVISLEAMKRRYQDDFEWQAPMKPLPDARKETAKFKAAVQEFNDKTFKPFGTEVGKALRSPDNPRGNPDIVFERAGHDALAVSTAVVKPFTGKVLYCEEMNGKRYTFYAPQVWMRQRRIYMPSANIFGTHLCNAYEVSVMNDMVDAGIIEISEPYVVSFDEIPQAHQDMWENKHKAGNYVGNHCLPQKGLKTKEELFNAWSLKK
- a CDS encoding FAD-dependent oxidoreductase — encoded protein: MTEELTISPRVSTGGNRVLILGGGLAGLAAAKRLVDNGFQVEVLEKRPILGGKVSSWKDAEGDWIETGLHCFFGAYKEIYELMKELGTYQHILWKKHELTYTLSKGERFVFRTWKLPSPFHLIPAITSNHYFTLGEMVTFTKMLIPILFGGEKYYAEQDKLTYEQWHQKQGVSKRLLKKMFVPMSLALKFLPPEEISAKIVIDVAGEFLRVPKASMMGFLKGSPEEYLIAPLANYIRSKGGKIYTEAKAVSLLYDGNEITGVQMADGEVRTADYYLTALPVHNLKKVLPESLKAKYTFFRNIDEFQGVPVVTVQIWYDKQISYMDNIMFSPDGVIPFYADMANTTPEYAVLRGMTHQGKSRFEFGVAPAKHFIHLSDEEIIAKVDASVRDIFPDTSKGAKILKHTIVRIPQSVYAAVPGIDAKRPTQKTPVRNLFLAGGYTRNRFYDSMEGAVETGNKAAREIMVAHGIPV
- a CDS encoding insulinase family protein; this encodes MFPIAFSEFTLPNGLHCIVHENHTVPIVAIDLWYHVGSKNERPDRTGFAHLFEHLMFQGSRNVGKTEHFAYIQRAGGTLNASTNEDRTNYFETLPSNQLELALWLESDRMLSLSITAENFENQRQVVKEERRMRYDNAPYGTVYEHLHRRAYFQHPYRWITIGSMEHLDAASLEDVQEFFRTYYVPNNAVLVLSGDVTPEQAQKAVERYFGDIPRGSDIPRPSDYDLPLTTEVRDTIYDNVQLAGLFIAYRICDVRNPDADVLGVISRILSDGRSSRLYKNLVHTAQLAQSISTYAAPGEHPGLFYITAIATQTSHLAQLEREIDAELARLIRGDISEHELQKAKNSYEMSLLRSLSTAIGVADNLAFFHTFFGNAAEINREMMRAEKVSLEDVQRVAQRYFANAGRVVLHWLPKNNARLTVSLAAS